The DNA sequence GTTGCTCCGCTGGATTGTTGATACCATACATAATTACATTTCATGTTTCAGACACTCCCTTAATTGGATAGATCATCGTTTGATGTAGTGCATCTTGTGAGTTTTTAGTTAGAGACCCCTACACGGGGTGAGTATATGCCTACGGTTGTTGTATTTGTACCAACCTAGGGCGGCTTCCGCCCCTCTCGGGGTGGAGGCCACTCTGGCTTGGTTCGTGCCTATCCACTCCGAGAGGGGCAAGTGTCCTACATGGGTGAAGCTACTCCTTGCTGCCATCCATTGCACGTTTTCTCTCAAGAAATCTTTAAAAGATTTCATTATTGACCTGAAAATAGTGGGAATAATGTATTACgtttttataagagaaatatcactgcttatgttaaattttttcttcCCTAATTATATTTACTGATATTAACAGCCAATTTATGTACAAAAATCTAATAACTAACTGATTACTAGTTGACCCTAGCAACCGCTTGACAATCATCTGGAATTATCTTAAAATCCTAGCACATAAAACACGAGTGGTGTAGATTCACGGGCTACCTACACGTAAAACATTAACAGTGTAAAAAAAACTGCACTAACCCCGTGAATTTCTCCGGTCTACAAAACATATCCCCATTAAACATCCATACCTAAAGGGATAGTGCTAGTCGGCCACTAGGGGTGAAAAGAAAAACCGGTGAACCGATAAACCGGACCGGTTTGGTCCCGTACCGGGTTTGATTCGGTCCAATACCgatttcatttttatcaaaatcgatctggtttcaaattttttttttctaacaccaAATCGGACTtgttcatatacatatatattttaatttcttatattgtataaaatattttttatatgattttatgtaaaataattttgtattatatgataatttactaattaaaataatattaaattttaaaatattatataaataactatatattatcactatagtctattgtattaatagttctactaatactatatacattataatttactataatatatcactatattccTGCTCCATGTTGTTCGGTCTCCCAAGGCCACCTACCGACGTCAATCAACGCTGGCGTCGCCTCAGTTTCCACATCACTACTTCTTCCGACAGTTGAGAAGGCTAAAGCATGTCGGTCCACGTGTTGGGCCCTTCATTGGCCCGTATCCCTCACGTGTTTGAGAGGTGCCCCCTCGCACGATTCGGTCTTTTGGGCTCCCCCAAGGCTACCTGCCCTGGCCATTTAATACTAGCGTCGTCTCGATTCTTGAGGCCTCTTTGCTTTTGACTTTCACGCTGTGCAGGGCGCATTTGCCAGCGCCCCTCGCTCTTCATTGATCCATGCTCGCCACGCATCTACCCCACGTTAGCATTGCCTCGTGCCGTTTGGCCTTCCAGAGGCCATCAACCCGTAACATCAAGCGGTGTCTTGATTCACGTGCGAGCCTATATAGGGCCCACGTATTCCTCTGTTTTCGTCATTTTGCTTCCTCCTCCATTGTTGCCTTTGcttgctttcttcttcctcactccAAATCCCCTGTCATTCGCAGTTGAGTCTTTTGCCTCCATGCTTTAGTCCCTTTGTCGTCTCCAGCCATGTCCTTAGTCTCCATTCCTTCTGCTTCGATTGCCCCATGTGGTTTTCATCTACCAAACCGCTGTACTTCCCTGGAAAGAACTGGGCATTGTCAGTTACTACTGATGACCTCTGAGCGTTCAAGGCGAAGTACGATATCTCTTCTTCGGTGGTTTTGGAGGTTCTTGACAGCCGTGAGTCCACCGTTGACATTCACGGGATGGCGGACCGCATGGCCCTCTATCCTCTTATGTTCATCAATGGGCTCCAGCTTCCCTTCTGCCGCCCCATCCGCAACGTCCTCCACTTCTTGGGGTTGGCCCCTGCCCAACTTCACCCGAATGTCTAGCATCTCTTGGTGGTCAACTGCATTATCTACCGACGAGTGCTCAGTGCCAGTGGGGAGGAGTATCCCTATAACACCTTGCTTAATTAActcttgattaacccttaagtactttagattaggtttttatttttgagttaatcactttcattaaggttgatagtgagattagcattaatgttagtacttagtgttaatgagctaaggacaagagaggcaagcccattagtaattttggtgaggctttttaggacccaagtgCATTTATGGGCCTAGACCAAGAAAACCTTGAACCAACCCCCTAGAAAATCAAGGCTAGTCTTggcccaagtataggaaggcataaggctttCGGTATAGATTGGACCCTTGGCCCTTTCCAAGCTCATATGGCCTAAAGCCAAGTTTGGACTCATTTTTtcattcaaagaccaaaggcccaatacaccataccattggtttccttaagcccaaatcacactcaaagtacccaaattaagttttgaaatttggcTAAGGTAAGgtcattaaccatcatacttaaggttagtgcactttaagctatgctttgaagcttaatcatgcttaatctcttcttaaactttttaattcaaattttcttgaattaatactccatTGAACCATGATTAGAccatgttaataccctagctaagCCATTCCAaatttcattaagaaaaatgacataacaagcccaaaccatgcttcaattGATTTTGTGCATTgtcctttgtaatgcttggactatTTTGCTCTTgggcccaacatttttgtggtttatcctCAAGGATAATATGGTTGTTAAACACCTTATGAGATACTCTCAAactcagtttgagccttggaagaaattggttgcatcaaccaactcaaagaaccaaacccGGTGTACCTTGGTCAAGTTTGTGTAAgaaccatttggattgaatttgaaccagcctcctaccatggtttgcaccaccaccccaggCCACCTCCTTttccacccaatcaccaagaagtcccatgaccatcatgaatgattttgactcatttttgctaTCCAAAAAGATCTAAAACCGAATTGATTTTCTGTTATcacaaaaccaccttcatccacctgttttcaagagtggtttgagggatcttctgccatccaaatgatgccccacgacctggaGTCATCTACAGGACCCTTGCAGCTACTTTGGggaggaaatgatggtggtttagggcactatttcattttgcacaagtgacctaagctcatgcaagcaaatctgaaaattttacagttttgagcacctcccacttcacccaatcaccaagtatccaagccaacgtccctcaccatttggccacctataaatacttctctccccttctcatttcacccacacCATAGCTTTAAAcatcatcttgagccttgagagcatttccccctcttagagataaaaagagtgcaaaccgagtgagttcctgagtgttcttgtgtaaggtagtctagagtgcttggaaggccacgaAATCTGtaagttttcttcattttgatctTAGATAGCATGTAAAGCTtagtttccaagtgttggtaagAAATttagttgagttttgagaaggttatgatgcttaatgcaaaaccgggtcaattaaaggaaggtttgaatgattgaatgtttttaaatggAAATTTAGCTATGACATGTCCTaatcatgatttgatatgatctatcattattctaacATGACTATGGAatgttaaatttgtgattagaagcatgtcatgatatgttttaaatttatcttgtttttatcatcaagcatgaatcggttttaagcatattggtgattaaggatttcttagatttgattaagtgttgggatgaacttgattactcaaggattagacTTTATAATGTACCTAAAGATGTTATTgatcattaataattaaataaaatctcatatgcatgcattcatagggatcaatagttgaaaatacacataggcatcaactaggatgcatgccacgggttgggactaattggaTAAGTTTcactttgaactttgaaaatctAAGGGTATAGATGGTttcagaatgtcaaaaatatgaagtcaatgaaatttggttaaatttggagttcgcttgcaattagtaaaaatttaggacctaaatgataagttttgaaagtcaaggagtatttttgtaaatatctaattttttgaagcttttgattttgaacctatccataagagtattaactctaacttagtatacacacgATTTACGCAGCTACGACGCTAATTTCGAATTTTTccaaaagtttgtaagttggcctctaacttacacattgataaatttcttatgaattattgataaatacttcatttatttttcaattatcattttgagcataaattatcatGTAATATGACACAtcgagtgcatacttacataacatatggcattttcaccatttttgcatattacatttataagtgtcatttttgcatgaaattcattacatatgcacatgtcataaaaaaataatttttttttaagcataacatgaaaatcattttgccacgaccccaaaggccaggatggggaattatcctggtggaactcctctgtccactttgGAGTATTTAATAATAGAGTGGTAACTCCCGGATTGAAGAAGAACAATCAACAAGTTTCGAATGGGTTGTTTTTAAAGAACTCCTGAACGAAGTCAACATGTTAAAACACttaatgctggtgggtgtacatgttatgaattttatgatattatgttatatttaccaatgcattgagaatgagtctatagacaacgtagtttcaacgtaagttatactacggtcagcggcaggtactcacaatgcatatggggaactgtgacattaccacacgttatgttattaattaagataattatgtaagtctatgatgatgaaagtttatgatgaaatttttatgaaaaagttatgtcttttaaaaaatgatgatgaaattaCTTACTGAGTAAAAACCCGTGATTTATCacttttcatgattgatttatctttgtgtcagttagttgtttaacttactgagatttcgagtGAATCTCACCTTtttatgggaccactatcattccactcggaatgatagaagttgtgtcaagaATCGACCAggacgagattgatggagcgctggattcgcatgattgaggaggagtcggatctggagaggaagctggacttaattttgatgttcatagcccaaATCTCTTATGTTTTAGATCGCATTAAGAGAACattatgactttgtatataagtctatgctactttaatATTCCGAAAAtaatgattatctaatgaagttgggatttttagttattctggtatatttttcaccttaactttttatttctgttgcaattattgcataatgctagctgcatactaggatgcattgcatattaactgtcatgaacggggatatgtaaccttgtattgcatgtcccgacgctctaatTCTCCATTCCATCCCAAGCGGGGATTGAGGGCGTCACAATCCCGACCTGACATCTCGGGAGTTTCTCTCAGTATATCAGGCGCTGCGCCTAGATGGGAGCTTGTGTAGTTTTGAGCGCGCTCAAGAAGCGTATTGCCAACCTTGAGTTGCGCCATTCGCACATCAAGAACTGGTCTCGaaagttcttttttgtttaggCTCAGGGTGGGAGTAGCTCGAGGGAGAGCAGGATCACCAGGAGTTTGTCGTTCAAGCTGTCTGATCCTACGTTCCTCTAGCCAAAAGCTTGGTCATTGATCTATCCCGGAGGGAAAAAGCCAGGCTTGTAGCCCATGCTGTCCTAGGTGTCGATTCACCCTTACGATGTGGAAACTGATGTCGTGCTATCGAACGTCAATATTAGGAGCTTCCTCACTTCTCTcgactatatattataatatatcactatattattatataatatattatattatatatacaatataatctACTAGAAAATCAGATTGAAACCGGTAAAATTGAAAGTAACGGTTTAAGAATATAACTGGTGCGGTATcagttcttcaaatctcaaaatcggtatataccgattcgattataaaatattcaactgcccattatttttttattgggtgtATTgctaatgtaaaaaaatatatatatattttttattttattttaaatattttttaacatctttaatcattaaaaaaatattcaaatctacAAATAATCACCTCTTcaatcattaaaataataaaataaactattaaaaccGTAAATTTGAGAGAATCAAGTACCATTTTCCTacctaaattaggcaaacggtGAATGATCATTGATATTGGCAAAAAGGAAGGAGTCAAAACATTGACTTCTCGGGTTGGCAGGTCGACTGACATGAATGCGAAATTCATTCGAAAGGAACAGTCGTTTCCCTACTATGCCGACCTCCCGTGTTTTCATGGGTCGACCCATTAGAATGATTCTTTGGTTCGTGTTTTCTTTGCAACGTCTATCTAGCTCCTATCTACCGTGTCTATTGTTTGGATGttaacaatatttcaaattattaataaataatagtaaaataatttataaatagtaaaataataataataaattatttgtaaataataataaaataatcttaaaatattttaaaaaaaaattatataaacagAATCTTAAACCATCTGTAGAAATAGGACAAGAGTGAGAGGTGATAAATTGGCaggaaaattttacaaaaataaaatttataatttgatgtgattatatataatattttagatttatttttaaaaaatataaataatttaaaataacttcatttataaattttattttataaaatctctttacaaattaaacatttatctttcttccaaatttacccaaaataaaaaaaaatctgggcaGCAGAGTTTCTCAAGTAAAGTAGAGAGTCTAGAGACCCTCGGTGCCTCACCTCCGAGCTTTACAGCCTTCCCTATGTTTTCATAGGACTAAATTCTATCCAGGTCCTATACTCCTCAGTGCGTCAAAACTGTCTCACTTGAATAAGCCCCACAGCTATAAAATGAACTGTCCAGGAGACTTCGTAAAAGGaggcaaaggaaaaaaaaaggctgtCCAGGAGTGAAACCATTGAACAGCATGCTTTGAATGCAAATAATCATGATTCGTGCATGCATATCTGAcgcgtgtgtgtatatatatatatatatataaattgttacaaatacaaagaaattacataaaataaacttacaaactaatATGACTTTATAAAATCCATTaaatctataataaaattaactttacaatctgacgtaccacatcaaaccacatcagtttgtatgtttatttttgtataatcactttgtgattaaagtatATATGGTGATAGACAGGTCAGTTAACAATAATGGCATCCTCCATTTAAAACATTCCAGtagcttttttatttcttggctTCCAGTTGTATTTTCAAGTACATGTTGCATGTTTATCAAAATGGCAATCTCCTCCAATCTAATCAAAATGTCAACCAAATTCAAGAAACCAGATCTCTAAGAgtggaaacaaacaaaaaatgaacaCTGCTGGGCACATCAGAGAGTGGTTGTAAATCAGAAAAGAATGAATACCCAGGGTGGGTTGTGTCTTGAGCATAGAATGGGAGAATATGTACATCATAATTGCCgaagaagagggaaaaaaatgatggGGAATTTAAGAGAGAAACATTCAAACTTTGACATGTTATTTAGAGTTAGAAGAGAACCTAGAAATCTGAAGATGTATCAAAACCTTGTCCCAACAAACTCGACACGTGCGACCAAAACTAATTGACACCTTCACAACCACCCTAAAACTAGTAGTTTCTTGCTATATTCTGCTACTAAAAGAAAGCAGTCAAAATTTGCATGTACACCTTTGCATATCATGCAATGGTATCTTACCTGCTTCACCATTTGTTCCAACTTAACCCAATCATCTCAACTATCCATTGGTCTGATCTTTAAATGTTAAGTTAAGCCAGCATAGCAGGCTATTCACATTGGAATATGCGAATAACTGAAATAATGCAGCTCTCTCTTTCCAGGTAGAGAATAGAATCTCCATTGTGTGATTGCATGTTAAATTCCATCTGTAGTAGCAAGTATGTACAACATAAACAGCAATCATGGAATGAACTGGAGCTGGCAGCATTTTCTATACTGGAATATTGTCGATGGAGTATCCATCAAAGTCGAAGTCAGGTTCGGCTGGTCCAGTATTTCCTTGCTGCTGGAAAACAGAGGATTGTTATCAATTGAAAACATTGCTTAGATAAAGCCTAACGTAAATATCTAAATAACAAACCTGTTTGAGGAGTGCACTCATGAGATCTTCCTGACCAAAATGATCTGCAAAGAGGGCATTCTGACTACTTGTATCAGAAAATCGTTCATACTTGACCCGGACAGGATTGTCAACAATAAGATTACTAAGCTGCTGATCCATAATTTGTGCATTCCCTTGACCAGTAGCTTCCACCCCTGAGAACATTGTCCTGCCCAAGGCCGATATATTCCTGTTCTGTCCACTACCTTGTCTAGAAGAATATCCTTGATGAACTAAAACTGATGGTGACACATCAAGGTTGCCCTGTACAGGGTTTGCATTTTGAGAGGCATTGAAGTGCAAGCCAACATTCTGTAATTCCCATTCTTGTGATTTTTCCGGGTGCAGGTCATTGAAAATGTCATAACTGGACACAAATCCTGCTGAACTTTTTATTTCTGAGCTAACCTCTTCGTGAAATGCTCCTTTGGATGTGACATTGGATATCCCAGGAGTACTTCCTATAGGGAAACTGTTGCCGACTAATTCTGTGGTGTGGTTCATAGGAAAACTTAACATTGAAGAAGTTTGGGCAACTTGATTATTATACCCTGTCCCTCTGCCATTATCACCAATCTCATTTCTTCCAATAACCCCACCTGCAATACCGTTTGACATAATGGGCTGCCCTATGGATGATGGAAGCGAAGGAAGATGACTGCCAGCAGATTCATTTAGTATATGCCCTCTCGATTGTGTTTTAGCCATCTGCATCAGCAAAGAGCTACTCTGTGCTCCATGAGAATTGACTTGCACATTCATGTTCCCTAGTGATTGTGCAGATTGATGCAAACTGGCAAGCTGCTTCGGTTCCATAGTTGTTGGAATTCCATGAAGTAAATTCATTGGTTTGCTGCTGCTCAGATGTTGCTGTTGCCCCTCTACAAATCTTGACTTGGGGTTTTCAAAACTAAATAGATTCCTTTGATCAACCAGCGGCATGGGAATGCCAGATTTTGCAGTAGACCTACCAAGTCCTGCTGCTTGAAGATTAGCAAGACTTTGTGCTGGGAGTTGGCCAGTAACAGCCAGTGTTTGAAGGTCAAGCCCATTGAGCGAAGACATCGGTCCAAAACTTGCTTCTGGACTCATGAAAGAATTATTCAAACTACTGTGGTGCTGTGAAACACCACTAAGCCTTCTAAGATACAGGCGATATTTCTGTACCAAAAGGTTGAACAGTCAGTTTTTATCAGAGAATGGAAGGGATTGGAAAATAgccataacatggcatacataagtcataaaagagaggaaaaaatataCTTATCGCTAACAAACTAACTCCCATGTTTGTTGAGACTTAAATTACTTGAAATTTTCAATCacccataaaagaaaaatacatacatacatgacGCACAAACTTTATATGATTGTTGAAATATTACCATTTAAGGGCAATTGTAGCGTACCTGAAGGTGGCTGGCAACATTTTCTCTAGTGAGCCCAGGAACGTTCATCAACTCCAGAATTTTCTTAGGGACCGCCTCTGTACTCGCATATTACACATAATAACGTAAGGCAAAAAAATCGGTACTTGAAATAAGAAATGAACAGACATGTTTAATAACAATCACTAACatgtaaataaagagaaattgcAAATGAATCAAACTTGCAATGGAACGTAATAGAAGGGTATATACAATCCAATTCATTGAGCCACTGTAACAACATTCCCATAGAAGCATACGCTTGAGAAAATAGATAGGAAATTATGGGTACTCTGCTATTTGAGAGGACGGGCAACAAAGAATAAAGTAGTGAGTTGTTAGATGTGGGTAGAGAATACTCACTGTCAATGCCTAGTTGATTAACAGCAGCCACAAACTGTTGATGGAGTTCAACCGACCAAACCACCCGGGGCTTCTTTAATGTGGATGAATCATCCCTCTCCTCTGTTTCTTCCTCCTCATCCTTCCTCTTCTTCGAGCTTTTCCAATTCCCTTCATTGGCTGAGGATGAATAATCCAGATCATCACACGGCTTTTGCTGCCGATCTCCCTCTTCTACACTACCTGACTGCTCCAATTCCCTCCACTCATTCTTTCTCTTCCGAACCACATGCTGCCATATGTTCTTCAATGCTTCGATCCGCACTGGCTTGATTAGGTAATCACAAGCACCATGAGTCACGCCCTTCATGACGACATTTTTCCCATCGTCTGCTGACATCACTGTTCAATTACATAAATAAGATATCAGGCCCTAGCTTGAGATAGACTGTGGATTCATGGTTGCTAAACCTATTCACACTGATTAGAGTACGTACTGATTACAGGCAGGTCCATCTCCAGCCCAATGTCCTCCAGGAGTTTGAATCCATCCATGTCAGGCATGTGAACATCGCTTATAACAATATCAAACCCGTTTTTGTTCTCTCGAAGCAGCGACAATGCGATCTCCGCTCTATTGCATTTGGTAACtgaaatttcaaaaacaaatttaatcaATCATTAAACACTTTGAACAATTGAAAACCTGTAGgtacatagaaaaaaaattatggctCTGAATGCACAAATTGAAAGCTGACCTGATCTCAGAGATAAGACAAACACTCAAAAGCACGAGAAATTTGTACAATATAAACTATTGTTCAGCCAAATCAGAATCTCTAACCAAGTCAACTATAGCAATCAATTtgaagttgaaaattttaaagatgtagAACTATAGCCAGAAATAAAGAACCCATTTCATTGCTTTTTCCTCCAGAACTACCCTCTTCCATACACACGCCCCGCACACGCACAAAGAACTTTTATAACAGAACgattgaaagaagaaagaaaatacacTCACGCAAACATATATCTGTTAGGGGACTCTCTCAATCTCCATATTTACATTCTATCCCAAACAGAATCCTTACAATATCTGGATTAAAATTAGccaaaaaaatcttcttcatcAAAACAAACGGAGAGAGCCCGAGAAACAAAAGCAAACAGCGAGTCAGAGAACAAGAATTATGATCAACAGAGAGAAATTAAAGAAGAATACCTTCATAACGACAAGCCCTGAGCATCTTCTCCAAGATCACAAGGCATGTGGGGTCATCATCTACGACCAACACACGTAGCCCCGCCGGGAACTGGTCTGGAACCACGTCACCGGCTTTCCAAGCTGCGCTTGAACTAGCCGTTGGCATCGATCCCTTCCCGTTACTCGGATTCATAtctccaaaaccaacaaaagaagagacCCAAATCCGagaacacaaaaaagaaaagagacagAAAGAGATTCACGCAGAAAGAAAGAACCCGAATCGCATACTGGAACTTGGCATCAAAAGCTTGATACCCAGTTCGAAATTCCACGAACCCCGTAGAGTTATCAAAGAACCCGAgcaaaagaggaagagaatTTGAGCTTCtcactaaataatatattatcttCTCCCCAGCGAGATAATTGAAAGTGGAAAACCAAGGCTCTGCTCTTCTCTGCTTCAACCTCCAATCCAAGCTgaataatttctctctctctctgtgtttaggtttatttttattttatttaattgggtactttattaagaatataatattaaaaagggTGTGGGTCAGTCCTGGAAGAGTGGATCCAGCTCATACATAGGATTAACTAACCCAACAGCATCCTAAATGTACTCTTAAGTAACAGCAGTCAACCTAAACCTCAAAAAAAGTTACTGCCCCGCTGTTTCACTTTTTTTACTGCATCATTCTGAGTCCCTTTTTTACCCCCCGTTTGTACTGGTATAAATCCTCGAgtaatattaatgaaaaaaatttatttattatgtatttttttatattttataattaatatcatatCTTATTgagagaattataaaaattaaaataataaataatattattcgtATTAGATATAGTgatgaattatgtaaatattacgtttatcttttaaaaaatagaattttt is a window from the Juglans regia cultivar Chandler chromosome 7, Walnut 2.0, whole genome shotgun sequence genome containing:
- the LOC108982349 gene encoding two-component response regulator ARR1-like isoform X1, with translation MNPSNGKGSMPTASSSAAWKAGDVVPDQFPAGLRVLVVDDDPTCLVILEKMLRACRYEVTKCNRAEIALSLLRENKNGFDIVISDVHMPDMDGFKLLEDIGLEMDLPVIMMSADDGKNVVMKGVTHGACDYLIKPVRIEALKNIWQHVVRKRKNEWRELEQSGSVEEGDRQQKPCDDLDYSSSANEGNWKSSKKRKDEEEETEERDDSSTLKKPRVVWSVELHQQFVAAVNQLGIDKAVPKKILELMNVPGLTRENVASHLQKYRLYLRRLSGVSQHHSSLNNSFMSPEASFGPMSSLNGLDLQTLAVTGQLPAQSLANLQAAGLGRSTAKSGIPMPLVDQRNLFSFENPKSRFVEGQQQHLSSSKPMNLLHGIPTTMEPKQLASLHQSAQSLGNMNVQVNSHGAQSSSLLMQMAKTQSRGHILNESAGSHLPSLPSSIGQPIMSNGIAGGVIGRNEIGDNGRGTGYNNQVAQTSSMLSFPMNHTTELVGNSFPIGSTPGISNVTSKGAFHEEVSSEIKSSAGFVSSYDIFNDLHPEKSQEWELQNVGLHFNASQNANPVQGNLDVSPSVLVHQGYSSRQGSGQNRNISALGRTMFSGVEATGQGNAQIMDQQLSNLIVDNPVRVKYERFSDTSSQNALFADHFGQEDLMSALLKQQQGNTGPAEPDFDFDGYSIDNIPV
- the LOC108982349 gene encoding two-component response regulator ARR1-like isoform X2 produces the protein MNPSNGKGSMPTASSSAAWKAGDVVPDQFPAGLRVLVVDDDPTCLVILEKMLRACRYEVTKCNRAEIALSLLRENKNGFDIVISDVHMPDMDGFKLLEDIGLEMDLPVIMMSADDGKNVVMKGVTHGACDYLIKPVRIEALKNIWQHVVRKRKNEWRELEQSGSVEEGDRQQKPCDDLDYSSSANEGNWKSSKKRKDEEEETEERDDSSTLKKPRVVWSVELHQQFVAAVNQLGIDKAVPKKILELMNVPGLTRENVASHLQKYRLYLRRLSGVSQHHSSLNNSFMSPEASFGPMSSLNGLDLQTLAVTGQLPAQSLANLQAAGLGRSTAKSGIPMPLVDQRNLFSFENPKSRFVEGQQQHLSSSKPMNLLHGIPTTMEPKQLASLHQSAQSLGNMNVQVNSHGAQSSSLLMQMAKTQSRGHILNESAGSHLPSLPSSIGQPIMSNGIAGGVIGRNEIGDNGRGTGYNNQVAQTSSMLSFPMNHTTELVGNSFPIGSTPGISNVTSKGAFHEEVSSEIKSSAGFVSSYDIFNDLHPEKSQEWELQNVGLHFNASQNANPVQGNLDVSPSVLVHQGYSSRQGSGQNRNISALGRTMFSGVEATGQGNAQIMDQQLSNLIVDNPVRVKYERFSDTSSQNALFADHFGQEDLMSALLKQQGNTGPAEPDFDFDGYSIDNIPV